From a single Leishmania major strain Friedlin complete genome, chromosome 27 genomic region:
- a CDS encoding conserved hypothetical protein (previous protein_id=AAZ09830.1) has product MLRIGRRSLAVVTAAAITDAATKLNALLDIKHRTHPAPQGEIKRFLKTEVMPVLAGTELDRRGNSTDLRHFLGQLTRDAAFAAVIVGARPEASFVQAIVTCIKEDHQRMRFLPKMSSPQASKIVEYLCKAGVTDTEVYPVLISRLNFGTLNELGRVMFALTESGFHALNMLVVVPLYSGEQWVLDFDKTKRKRNASSCSAFDAVRVLRALSKSCRAYVEECRRAPKEGMTGVPSESLNLLRNNLLRFIFENASVLRGAHWLNVARALLNFPREFSELRNFVRDYPAIEKEVRSALGVSRDSTVASSSHDAAAPCAVNCETVGAAAMQCVFQYAEQRSVIEDVGVGCPVSAEFPFDLSYGDLVKLLPLLDQFPRMTSAQKAQQRAELVLRVMCANVHRLRLQDLVAALQALRRIRPSATATAAVETIAQEAGNRLTVSSAEEVLDAISFRTVARLAAALAALRVNRCDGFVTFVTTRRDIYPSSLTVDTALSFINALAALKMTRSSLCHGALESILRGVLNFYRQQLRNGPLLDAFPIFVARMLRGCVLLDYIPPAPILQSLLGSAEAPLRMSDEVHSADGVLVFDLSRSLSHFLKQARATAPEREKDLWDVGVVRVALPLAVACTEDTVHAMENYRQASSSSHTAVSWRSTVEMLALFIDPQMNSTDRGTMVQRLLEVFSEVEALMRAAATATRAHLEQCSRHIHHADEARQRSRQTPFNANCNVHFLSALLIFEYVIFHANTKAGRLPSSVAGQPTTSVLGDVEKDTATLAGLKNQYCEFLRTPISESVTDTPMDIVRRIFECPLSGPIAGSAAAPPTVVLLEKTDAVEITTTLPFALSLAMDPGPVNEFFTERCMSIMVSDAEEAH; this is encoded by the coding sequence ATGCTGCGTATCGGTCGGCGTAGTCTCGCTGTTGTCACGGCGGCTGCCATCACGGATGCGGCGACCAAGCTGAACGCGCTCCTCGACATAAAGCATCGTACTCATCCAGCCCCTCAGGGTGAGATAAAGCGCTTTCTCAAGACGGAAGTAatgccggtgctggcgggAACGGAGCTGGACAGGCGCGGTAACTCAACGGACCTCCGTCACTTCCTCGGTCAGCTCACCCGCGACGCGGCCTTCGCGGCTGTCATTGTTGGTGCCCGTCCAGAGGCGAGCTTTGTGCAGGCGATCGTGACGTGCATCAAGGAGGACCATCAGCGCATGCGCTTTCTTCCCAAGATGTCCTCGCCGCAGGCAAGCAAGATCGTCGAATACCTTTGCAAGGCGGGCGTGACAGATACGGAGGTGTACCCCGTCCTCATCTCGCGACTGAACTTCGGCACTCTCAATGAGCTGGGCAGGGTCATGTTTGCACTCACGGAGTCAGGCTTCCACGCTCTGAACATGCTTGTTGTTGTACCCCTCTACAGTGGAGAACAGTGGGTGCTCGACTTCGACaagacgaagaggaagaggaacgCGTCGTCGTGCAGCGCCTTCGACGCCGTGCGGGTTCTGCGCGCCCTCTCCAAATCGTGCCGCGCCTATGTCGAGGAATGCCGGCGTGCCCCGAAGGAAGGCATGACGGGCGTCCCCAGCGAGAGCCTTAACCTGCTACGCAACAACCTCCTGCGCTTTATCTTCGAAAACGCGTCCGTGCTGCGCGGGGCCCACTGGCTGAACGTCGCCCGCGCATTACTGAACTTCCCGAGGGAGTTCAGCGAACTGCGGAACTTCGTCCGAGACTATCCGGCCATCGAGAAGGAAGTGCGGTCTGCGCTGGGAGTGTCAAGGGACTCCACCGTCGCGTCATCGTCGcacgacgcggcagcaccatGCGCCGTCAACTGCGAAACCGTTGGGGCTGCTGCAATGCAGTGCGTATTTCAGTACGCCGAGCAGCGCAGTGTTATCGAAgatgtgggggtggggtgcccAGTCAGCGCGGAGTTCCCCTTTGACCTTAGTTACGGCGACCTCGTAAAGCTGCTCCCCTTGCTCGATCAATTTCCCCGCATGACATCGGCGCAGAAGGCCCAGCAGCGTGCGGAGCTCGTGTTGCGGGTGATGTGCGCGAACGTGCACCGGCTCCGCCTGCAGGACCTTGTCGCCGCGCtacaggcgctgcgccgcataCGACCATCGgccacagcgacagcggccgTGGAGACGATCGCGCAGGAGGCGGGCAACCGCCTCACCGTTTCCTCTGCAGAAGAGGTGCTCGATGCCATCTCCTTCCGCACGGTCGCGCGACTTgcagccgcgctggcggcccTGCGCGTCAATCGCTGCGACGGCTTCGTTACGTTTGTGACCACCCGGAGGGACATATATCCGTCTTCGCTGACCGTCGACACGGCACTTTCCTTCATCAACGCCTTAGCGGCGCTGAAGATGACGCGCTCGAGCCTGTGCCATGGCGCGCTGGAGTCGATACTGCGCGGTGTGCTGAACTTTTACAGGCAGCAGCTGAGGAATGGGCCCCTGCTGGACGCCTTTCCCATCTTCGTCGCTCGgatgctgcgcggctgcgtaCTGCTCGACTACATACCACCCGCGCCCATTCTACAGAGTCTTCTCGGCTCGGCGGAAGCCCCGCTGCGCATGAGCGACGAGGTGCACAGCGCTGACGGTGTACTCGTGTTCGACCTCTCACGCTCCCTGTCCCACTTCTTGAAGCAGGCACGGGCCACCGCCCCGGAGCGGGAGAAGGATCTGTGGGACGTTGGTGTGGTGAGGGTTGCGCTGCCCCTGGCTGTCGCGTGTACCGAAGACACCGTACATGCTATGGAAAACTATCGACaggcatcctcctcctcgcacaCGGCAGTGTCGTGGCGCTCCACGGTCGAGATGCTGGCGCTCTTCATTGATCCTCAGATGAATAGCACAGACAGAGGCACCAtggtgcagcgcctgctAGAGGTGTTTTCAGAGGTGGAAGCCTTGATGAGGGCCGCTGCAACAGCGACCCGCGCACACCTCGAGCAATGCTCTCGCCACATCCACCACGCTGACGAGGCTCGTCAGCGTTCACGGCAGACGCCCTTCAACGCCAATTGCAACGTGCACTTTCTCTCTGCATTGCTGATCTTCGAGTACGTCATCTTCCACGCCAACACGAAAGCCGGGAGACTGCCCTCCAGTGTGGCTGGCCAACCCACCACTAGTGTCCTTGGCGATGTCGAGAAGGATACGGCAACTCTGGCGGGCCTAAAGAACCAGTACTGTGAGTTTCTTCGGACCCCTATCAGCGAGTCGGTGACCGACACGCCTATGGATATCGTGCGTCGCATCTTTGAGTGCCCGCTCTCGGGCCCCATCGCcggctcagcggcggcgccgcccaccGTTGTGCTCCTGGAAAAGACGGATGCGGTGGAAATCACGACCACGCTGCCgttcgcgctctctctcgcgatGGATCCGGGGCCAGTCAACGAGTTTTTCACGGAGCGCTGCATGTCGATTATGGTGagcgacgcggaggaggcgcattGA
- a CDS encoding conserved hypothetical protein (previous protein_id=AAZ09829.1): MPSANAHFSLSAGSAEETRRSIDSDCPLFNCFGVLSGGVIIDPIDGSFMEFTDAAVYTPSTVAAQVDTGNDTQDDLARCTLQQANEHAFRTGATHLIRPECPLILCTSELPLPPRSSDRPLNRFKCRSSPLSAAGSTGPTVTSARHAAQMGMENVEKWLNQLAPHPGHRPQSPRRQAWTTVWADAEEFRLSMRAHSDVRASEASLYLPPRIPFPLRFRGQPISLIEEGANESPAASQQQQPDREANSATAVPPDGVRCAAASFTCYTGVPRFATATDTAPRFDSAEFAKGTAVARLRKRLRPYCETSSLGRRRSSSDYDEADREGFLIPFTDSTPRHAAFALFLLYFNHLGVLCNGVRVTGETAASSCLDGLDVGSTTWGLCPKYLYDVRAEVERKRRVTRELREHPERTFAGGTRWSTTARNRDAVAAAWTALLLSSRTALLERITELNRHIHKLHDEKQRRRHADDQENQ, from the coding sequence ATGCCATCGGCGAACGCGCACTTCAGTTTGTCCGCCGGTTCAGCAGAGGAGACGAGGCGGTCCATCGACTCGGACTGTCCCCTCTTCAACTGCTTCGGCGTGCTCAGTGGCGGTGTCATCATTGACCCCATCGACGGGTCGTTTATGGAGTTCACCGACGCGGCTGTGTACACACCTAGCACTGTCGCCGCGCAAGTCGACACCGGGAACGACACGCAGGACGACCTCGCACGTTGCACTCTGCAGCAGGCAAACGAGCACGCCTTTCGCACCGGCGCGACACATCTGATTCGGCCGGAGTGCCCGCTGATACTGTGCACATCGGAGCTGCCTCTGCCCCCCAGGTCCTCTGATCGGCCGCTAAACCGCTTTAAGTGTCGCTCAAGTCCCCTCAGCGCCGCGGGAAGCACAGGGCCCACGGTCACATCGGCGCGTCACGCAGCACAGATGGGGATGGAGAACGTCGAGAAGTGGCTGAACCAGTTGGCGCCGCATCCGGGTCACAGACCACAGTCGCCGAGGCGGCAAGCGTGGACGACAGTGTGGGCGGATGCCGAGGAGTTTCGACTTTCCATGCGGGCACACAGCGACGTGCGCGCCAGCGAGGCGTCTCTCTATTTGCCACCGCGCATTCCCTTTCCACTGCGCTTCCGCGGCCAGCCAATTTCGCTCATCGAAGAAGGAGCGAATGAATCACCCGCCgccagccagcagcagcagccggaTCGTGAGGCGAACAGCGCGACAGCGGTTCCACCGGAcggtgtgcgctgcgccgccgcctccttcacgtGCTACACAGGTGTTCCCCGTTTCGCCACAGCAACGGACACCGCGCCACGTTTCGACTCGGCGGAGTTCGCGAAGGGAACGGCAGTCGCCCGGCTGCGAAAGCGACTGCGCCCGTACTGCGAGACCTCGTCGCTGGGGCGGCGCCGATCGTCCAGCGACTACGACGAGGCGGACAGGGAAGGGTTCTTGATTCCCTTTACCGACTCCACGCCTCGCCATGCTGCCTTTGCCCTTTTTCTGTTGTACTTCAACCACTTAGGTGTCCTCTGCAATGGTGTGCGCGTTACAGGAGAGACGGCGGCCTCATCGTGTCTTGACGGGCTCGACGTGGGCAGCACAACGTGGGGCCTTTGCCCTAAATACCTGTATGACGTCCGTGCCGAGGTCGAGCGAAAGCGGCGCGTGACGAGAGAGCTGAGGGAACACCCTGAGAGGACCTTCGCTGGCGGCACGCGCTGGAGCACCACCGCGAGGAACCGCGAcgcggtcgcggcggcgtggacggcgctgctaCTTTCGTCGCGAACGGCCTTACTGGAGCGCATTACGGAGCTCAACCGCCACATACACAAGCTCCACGACGAAaagcagcgtcggcggcatGCCGATGACCAGGAGAACCAGTGA